The Pseudoalteromonas sp. GCY genome includes the window TCACGACCGTTTGCTAAACGAGGAAGGTAGTGCGCTTGCTGCTCTTTAGTACCATAATGTAACAATAACTCACCCGGACCTAGTGAATTAGGAACCATCACCGTTACCGCTACTGCAGAGGATTTAGTCGCAATCGTACCTACAATCGTTGAGTTTGCATAAGGGCTAAACTCTAGACCGCCGTATTCTTTTGGAATGATCAAAGAGAAAAATCTCTCTTTTTTCAAAAATTCAAGCACATGCTCTGGCAGGTGTTTGCCATTTTGAATTTCCGAGTCATCGATCATACCCATTAATTCTTTAACTGGACCTTCTAAAAAGGCTTGCTCTTCTGCACTTAGCTTAGCTTCAGGTACAGCACGAAGCGCCGAAAAGTCAGGCTTACCTTGATAAATTGACCCTTCTAACCAAACATCACCGGCATCTAATGCTTCTTGTTCTGTGATTGAAATGCTTGGGAGGATCTTTCTTAAATTCGTTCTTAGGCTCATAATTAACTCATCCGACCAGATAGATATACCTACATTACGGCATAAAAATTCGTTTAGATCAATTACTCTACTTAACTTTTTAACGGCTTTTTTACTGAGTTATCGAGTGATTAATATAAATGACTGCGAAATTAATGGCTTACAGCTGTAAGTCGAAAAAAGTAAATTACTGTTCTTAGGGGGGAAAATAGGAGTGAACGAGGAGCTTTGACAGCCTTAGCAGTTCTAGACTGACATTTTATCTATAATCAAGATGGTTTTTAAAACCAGCACTGCCATTAAAACAGTGCGATTTTTGCTTTACATAGCTGTTCTATCGTAGCAGGTGAAACAACGACTTCAACTCCCCGTTTGCCTGCACTAACATAAATTTGCTCATATGCTAAAGCACTCTCGTGAAGTAACGTGGGCAGCTGTTTTTTCTGCGCAAACGGGCTTATACCACCTATTAAATAACCGGTTACCTTTTGCGCGTTCTGTTGATCTGCAAGCTGTGCTTTTTTCCCCTTACACGCTTTAGCAAAGGCTTTTAAATCCACTTGTTGCGTCGCTGGAGAAACGGCTACATGCAATTTACCATCAACGTCAATCAGCAGGGTTTTGAACACTTTTTCTCGGTCTAGGTTTAGCTTTTTCGCCGCTTCATTAGCAAAGTCGTGATCGTTAGGGTCATGCTCAAATTGCAGCACTTGGAACGCCACTTTCGCCTTTTTAAGTAGGTTAATTGCAGGTGTCATTACAAACTCCTTTTAAGCAGATGTTGATTTCTGTTATACCAAGAAACAAACGCTTATGCTATCGCCTTACGATAAGAGCTATCATCCGTCAAAACAAAAATGCCCGCTATCGTAGCGGGCATTTTCAATAAGCTTAAGTTACTTAGTTAAGTCATCAAAGAACTTCTTAACGCCGTCAAAAAAGCCTTGTGCCTTAGGACGGTTCTTACCGTTGTTTTCACCCATAGACTCTTCAAACTCTTGCAGAAGCTCTTTTTGACGCTCGTTTAAGTTTACTGGCGTCTCAAGGACAACTTTACAAATTAAGTCGCCTACCGCACCGCTACGCACAGATTTCACGCCTTTACCACGCATACGGAACATTTTACCCGTTTGACTTTCCGATGGAATCTTCAGTTTTGCGCGGCCATCTAGGGTCGGCACTTCAATCTCACCACCGAGTGCTGCCGTTGTAAAGCTAATTGGCACTTCACAGTACAAGTTGTTGCCGTCACGTACGAAGATTGGGTGCTCTTTTACACTCACTTGTACGTACAGGTCGCCGGCTGGAGCACCATGCGCACCCGCTTCACCTTCGCCAGACAAACGTACTCTATCACCCGTATCAACCCCTGCTGGGATCTTAACGTTAAGTGTCTTCGTTTTCTCCACACGGCCTTGTCCGTGACAGCTGTTACATGGATCTGAAATGATCTGACCTGTGCCCTGACAAGTTGGACAAGTTTGCTGTACAGCAAAGAAACCTTGGCGCATTTGTACTTGACCTGCACCATGACAGGTTGTACAAGTTTTAGGCTTAGAACCTGCTTTCGCACCACTACCATCACATGGTTTACAGCTCACCCAAGTTGGTACTTGGATATCAACCTGCTTACCACGTACCGCTTCTTCAAGGCTTAACTCAAGGTTATATCTTAAATCCGCGCCACGCTGTTGTCTTGATTGACGACGGCCACCACCGCCACCAAAGATATCACCGAATACGTCCCCAAAAATATCGCCGAAGTCGCCAGCGCCGCCAAATCCACCATGACCAGCACCACCACCTTGTTCGAAAGCTGCATGGCCGTATTGATCATACATCTGGCGTTTTTGACTATCAGTCAATATCTCGTAAGCTTCTTTTACTTCTTTGAATTTCGCTTCGAGTTCGGTGTTACCTGCAGTACGATCTGGGTGATATTTCATTGCAAGACGTTTATACGCCTTTTTAATGTCACGTTCACTGGCGTCTCTTGCAACACCTAATACTTCATAATAGTCAGGTTTAGACATTTTTATCACACTACTCTTTCTTGGCAACTTATGTCGTTGCAAACTCTGCTGAGTTCTGTCGCTCGCAAATTAATGCCAGACAACAGTCTAATTTATAAACACGTAGGGCGCGACAAGCCATACAGCCAGCGCGCCCTCCTTCAAGACCTACAATTACTTGTCGTCTTTAACTTCTTCAAATTCAGCGTCAACTACGTCGTCGTCTTTTTTCGCTGAACCTTGTTGGGCACCTGCGTCACCGCCTGCTTGTTGAGCTTGCGCTTTAGCTTGAGCGATTTCCATTAGCTTTTGCGATTTCTCTGCAAGTGCTTGTGTCTTAGCTTCGATTTCGTCTTTGCTATCGCTCTTAATTGCTGTTTCTAGCTCGCCAAGTGCAGCTTCAATTGCTGTCTTGTCGTCAGCTGGAAGGTCGTCACCCGCTTCTTCTACTTGCTTGCGTGTAGCATGAACAAGTGCATCAGCTTGGTTACGAACGCCAACTAGCTCTTCAAACTTCTTATCTTCTTCGGCGTTTGCTTCCGCATCACGTACCATTTTTTCTACTTCTTCATCGCTTAGACCTGAAGAAGCTTGGATTGTGATCTTCTGCTCTTTACCTGTGTCTTTGTCTTTCGCAGACACGTGTAAGATACCATCAGCATCCACATCAAAGGTAACTTCGATTTGTGGCACACCGCGCTGCGCTGGGCGGATACCTTCTAGGTTGAATTGACCTAGAGATTTGTTATCGCTTGAACGCTTACGCTCACCCTGTAGTACGTGAATTGTTACTGCAGACTGATTGTCTTCTGCTGTTGAGAAAGTTTGCGACTTCTTAGTAGGGATAGTCGTGTTTTTCTCGATTAACGCAGTCATTACTTGACCCATAGTCTCAATACCTAGAGACAGAGGACAAACGTCAAGTAATAGTACGTCTTTCACGTCACCCGCAAGTACACCACCTTGAACCGCAGCACCAACTGCTACCGCTTCATCAGGGTTAACGTCTTTACGTGGCTCTTTGCCAAAGAATTCAGCTACTGTTTTCTGTACCAGTGGCATACGTGTTTGACCACCAACTAGGATGATGTCATTTACGTCGCTTACAGAAAGGTCTGCATCAGCAAGTGCACGTTTTAGCGGCTCGATTGATTGCGCAACTAAGTCTTCAACTAGTGACTCAAGTTTTGCACGAGTTAGCTTAACGTTCATGTGCTTAGGACCTGTTGCATCAGCAGTAACGTAAGGTAGATTTACCTCAGTTTGCTGTGCTGAAGACAGCTCGATTTTCGCTTTCTCAGCCGCTTCTTTAACACGCTGCATCGCTAGCGGGTCAGTTTTTAGGTCGATGCCTTGGTCTTTCTTAAATTCTGCAACTAGGTAGTTGATAACGCGGTTATCAAAGTCTTCACCACCTAGGTGAGTGTCACCGTTGGTTGCTAGTACTTCAAAGGTGTGCTCGCCTTCAACTTCATCAATCTCGATGATTGAGATATCGAATGTACCACCACCTAAGTCGTATACTGCAACAACGTTGTCGCCTTGCTTTTTATCCATGCCGTAAGCAAGTGCTGCTGCTGTTGGTTCATTGATAATACGCTTAACTTCAAGACCTGCGATACGACCAGCATCTTTTGTTGCTTGACGCTGTGAATCGTTGAAATATGCAGGAACTGTGATAACAGCTTCTGTTACTGGTTCACCAAGAAAGTCTTCAGCTGTTTTCTTCATTTTCTTAAGAACTTCAGCTGAGATCTGAGGTGCAGCTCTTTTCTCACCACGTACTTCAACCCAAGCGTCACCGTTGTCCGCTTTTACGATGTTGAAAGGCATGATGCTAAGGTCACGCTGTACTTCTTCATCTTCAAAACGACGACCAATTAGACGCTTAATCGCGTAAAGTGTATTTTTAGGGTTAGTCACGGCCTGGCGTTTTGCTGGCTGACCGACTAGTGTTTCACCATCATCTGTAAATGCAATAACAGAAGGAGTTGTGCGGTCGCCCTCAGCATTTTCAATAACGCGCGGCTTGTCACCATCAAGTACCGCTACGCAAGAGTTAGTAGTACCTAAATCGATTCCAATAATTTTACCCATGAATCATCTCCGACTTCAAAATTCGTTGTTCAGTTAGTTGTTTTGATAAATAAGGTCACCGATTTGTAATTCAAGCGTCACAACTAAAAAAAAATGAAAAAAATTGAATTTTTTTTGCTTTTCGAACGTTTCGATCAAAAAAGCACCATTAATTGCTTATTTTGAAACAAGTGAAGAAGAAAATACGATGTATTTGACGCTTGATTACCTGGTTAGACCAGTTATGCTAAATGCAACATAATAAATAATGAGAAATGACAACATGACATTTGATGAAATTATTCAGTCGGAGCATTTACAGCAAGCGCAAACACAAATGACGTTTCCTGCAAGTTGGTGTCAAGGCCGTACTGCGTTTGGAGGATTATCTGCAGCGATAGCGGTACAAAGTATGAAGCATCAACTGACAGAGCCTCGTCGACTGCTCTCCGTGAGCGTAAATTTTGTCGGACCACTGCTAGAAGGCGCACCATTTACAGTTGCAACAACCATTTTGCGTAGCGGCAAAAATGCAACCCAAATGCAAACCCAACTGATCCAGTCAGGTGAGGTTTGTCTTATTGCTATCGGGTGCTTTGGCAAGGATAGAGCATCCGCTATCCAAGTTGCAAATGCGGATAGCCCTACTCTTTCAGGTGTTAATCCAAAGGCAGTTCTTCCATACCAAGAAGGTGTGATGCCTGCATTTTTCCAACATGTCGCGCTCAATGCCCAGCAAGGGGCTTTGCCATTTTCAGGCGCACCATCTTCAAATCTGGGTGGCTGGATGCGATTTAAATCACAAACTACATCGGTAAATGAACTACATACACTAGCTCTTGCTGATTCATGGCCGCCAACCTTACTCCAGATGTGTAAAGCGCCAAGCCCCGCCAGCAGTATGTCTTGGTACATAGAATTTTTGTGTGAAATTTCACTCGACTCAGAGTCTTGGCTGGGCTTTGAAGCCGTGACCCACCATAGCCAAAATGGTTATGGTATTGAAGATGCTAAAATTTGGTCACAAAATGGCAAGCTGCTCGCCCTAAGCCGCCAAACCGTCGCGGTATTTGATTAACATTGATAAATTTGGGCGCATCAAGCAAACTAGCATAAAAGGAAATCAACGGATTTTTGTGTGATTACAGCTTGCCCTGAATGCGATACGCTTGTTGAAATAGACGCTATCGAGTCCCAAAAGCGTGCGGTGTGCCCAAACTGTCGGTGCGTGTTGTGTCATGTACAAGGACACCAAAACCAATTAGTACAAGCCTTCAGCTTTTCTGCGTTACTATTTTTATTCGCAAGCTTATTTCCAGAC containing:
- the ybaK gene encoding Cys-tRNA(Pro) deacylase encodes the protein MTPAINLLKKAKVAFQVLQFEHDPNDHDFANEAAKKLNLDREKVFKTLLIDVDGKLHVAVSPATQQVDLKAFAKACKGKKAQLADQQNAQKVTGYLIGGISPFAQKKQLPTLLHESALAYEQIYVSAGKRGVEVVVSPATIEQLCKAKIALF
- the dnaJ gene encoding molecular chaperone DnaJ, which translates into the protein MSKPDYYEVLGVARDASERDIKKAYKRLAMKYHPDRTAGNTELEAKFKEVKEAYEILTDSQKRQMYDQYGHAAFEQGGGAGHGGFGGAGDFGDIFGDVFGDIFGGGGGRRQSRQQRGADLRYNLELSLEEAVRGKQVDIQVPTWVSCKPCDGSGAKAGSKPKTCTTCHGAGQVQMRQGFFAVQQTCPTCQGTGQIISDPCNSCHGQGRVEKTKTLNVKIPAGVDTGDRVRLSGEGEAGAHGAPAGDLYVQVSVKEHPIFVRDGNNLYCEVPISFTTAALGGEIEVPTLDGRAKLKIPSESQTGKMFRMRGKGVKSVRSGAVGDLICKVVLETPVNLNERQKELLQEFEESMGENNGKNRPKAQGFFDGVKKFFDDLTK
- the dnaK gene encoding molecular chaperone DnaK; the protein is MGKIIGIDLGTTNSCVAVLDGDKPRVIENAEGDRTTPSVIAFTDDGETLVGQPAKRQAVTNPKNTLYAIKRLIGRRFEDEEVQRDLSIMPFNIVKADNGDAWVEVRGEKRAAPQISAEVLKKMKKTAEDFLGEPVTEAVITVPAYFNDSQRQATKDAGRIAGLEVKRIINEPTAAALAYGMDKKQGDNVVAVYDLGGGTFDISIIEIDEVEGEHTFEVLATNGDTHLGGEDFDNRVINYLVAEFKKDQGIDLKTDPLAMQRVKEAAEKAKIELSSAQQTEVNLPYVTADATGPKHMNVKLTRAKLESLVEDLVAQSIEPLKRALADADLSVSDVNDIILVGGQTRMPLVQKTVAEFFGKEPRKDVNPDEAVAVGAAVQGGVLAGDVKDVLLLDVCPLSLGIETMGQVMTALIEKNTTIPTKKSQTFSTAEDNQSAVTIHVLQGERKRSSDNKSLGQFNLEGIRPAQRGVPQIEVTFDVDADGILHVSAKDKDTGKEQKITIQASSGLSDEEVEKMVRDAEANAEEDKKFEELVGVRNQADALVHATRKQVEEAGDDLPADDKTAIEAALGELETAIKSDSKDEIEAKTQALAEKSQKLMEIAQAKAQAQQAGGDAGAQQGSAKKDDDVVDAEFEEVKDDK
- a CDS encoding thioesterase family protein → MTFDEIIQSEHLQQAQTQMTFPASWCQGRTAFGGLSAAIAVQSMKHQLTEPRRLLSVSVNFVGPLLEGAPFTVATTILRSGKNATQMQTQLIQSGEVCLIAIGCFGKDRASAIQVANADSPTLSGVNPKAVLPYQEGVMPAFFQHVALNAQQGALPFSGAPSSNLGGWMRFKSQTTSVNELHTLALADSWPPTLLQMCKAPSPASSMSWYIEFLCEISLDSESWLGFEAVTHHSQNGYGIEDAKIWSQNGKLLALSRQTVAVFD